The Pagrus major chromosome 17, Pma_NU_1.0 genome includes a region encoding these proteins:
- the coq3 gene encoding ubiquinone biosynthesis O-methyltransferase, mitochondrial has translation MLWDKFGRLMFGLYSRKRSAVCGVTRSGFSWTAVCKQRTLWLQRSACLKTQQHAVPCHISLRSASQTTVDPDEVRRFQSLAGKWWDEQGEFAALHAMNDLRVPFIRDNLLNVHNTRHPGKPLAGLRVLDVGCGGGLLTEPLGRLGASVLGIDPVEDSIGTAQLHSSYDPDLRDAVCYRACTLEELSAEEKGGEEEQGAGQFDAIVASEVVEHLADLETFAFCCSHVLKPGGSLFITTINKTNLSYALGIVVAEQLLRIVPSGTHDWEKFISPVELERLLESNGFSVQSVQGMLYNPVSGAWSWTNSTAINYALHAVKVRDEQAAESGSHPEEDTAATHS, from the exons ATGTTGTGGGATAAGTTCGGCCGCCTCATGTTCGGGCTGTACAGCCGTAAACGGAGCGCTGTGTGCGGTGTGACCCGGAGCGGCTTCAGCTGGACTGCGGTGTGTAAACAACGGACACTGTGGCTGCAGAGGAGCGCCTGTCTGAAGACCCAGCAACATGCCGTGCCCTGTCACATCAG TTTGCGGTCAGCCTCCCAAACCACAGTGGACCCAGATGAGGTGAGAAGGTTCCAGTCACTGGCCGGCAAGTGGTGGGATGAACAGGGAGAATTTGCAGCTCTTCATGCCATGAATGACCTGAGGGTGCCTTTTATACG GGATAATCTGCTGAATGTGCACAACACGCGTCATCCTGGGAAACCACTCGCAGGACTCAGAGTACTGGATGTCGGCTGTGGAGGAGGCCTGCTTACAgag CCCCTGGGTCGCCTGGGAGCCAGTGTGTTGGGTATAGATCCAGTAGAGGACAGCATCGGCACAGCCCAGCTGCATTCGTCTTATGACCCGGACCTTCGCGACGCGGTCTGCTACCGGGCCTGCACTCTGGAGGAGCTCTCTGcggaggagaagggaggagaggaggagcagggggcGGGCCAGTTCGATGCGATCGTGGCGTCCGAGGTGGTGGAACATCTGGCCGACCTGGAAACATTCGCCTTCTGCTGCAGCCACGTGCTGAAG ccagGCGGCTCACTCTTCATCACTACTATTAATAAAACCAACCTGTCGTACGCGCTGGGTATTGTTGTAGCCGAGCAACTGCTGCGCATCGTTCCCAGCGGGACGCACGACTGGGAGAAGTTCATCAGCCCAGTAGAGCTGGAGCGCCTCCTGGAGTCCA ACGGTTTCTCAGTGCAGTCTGTCCAGGGAATGCTGTATAACCCGGTGTCAGGAGCCTGGAGCTGGACTAACAGCACCGCCATCAACTACGCCCTCCACGCTGTCAAAGTGAGAGACGAGCAGGCTGCGGAGAGCGGCTCCCACCCAGAGGAGGacactgcagccacacacagcTGA
- the pnisr gene encoding arginine/serine-rich protein PNISR isoform X1, translating to MWDQGGQPWPQWPLSQQQWMQSFQHQQDPGQVDWAALAQAWIAQKESTGSEPQNIQPNGQDIPGLEPVGQSNHGAFQGDPAFGRMWQPEWGMHGQPPPPPPPDQAWIPPGSGPMDVVNPSEDSNSQDSGEFNSEAHHGVYPQNSHGYGAQPDSYAMAPMAMNQFDYQHGAASSFAPTPTGFHPPYWQGPPQNRRDTRPPGFRERPRSPIQLPVKQEAPAPLDAVKRRTLPAWIREGLEKMDREKQKKLERERMEKERAKMAKDDGKDHEADEEGDGPRVPRKSKFDSDDEGNDDNDDDEKTSVKKEFSGRSPSPPAEDSEPEMTEEEKEFQLMIITKTLLTEILLEVTNEEIQHVAKEAHRKATRAPAKQLAQSSALASLTGLSGLGDYGSDESEDEDDRSVHGSESSDTDEEELRHRIREKQDAFRRKEREMLQQQEKQAQEALLAREEMLKERLSREKGEYDEGQPENPHKQEVKEREAEPLVERRRSRSEKEDSESKHPGRGKERSGRGSSDSPANGHSSSSRSTSSHSSRRSSSSSSSSSASSRSSSRSSSPRRKRRRSRSSSHKARRRSRSHSSHRHRSDRSEKGRDRRRSSAERSGRHKKDRSDSREHRSRRSRSRSRERDRGRARARDSRSRSRDRDREKEKEREKERKRSRDGRDSSHSRSSKHKQKASSKDRERRRDRSHSHEKEKKKKDKDREKDSDRKKDKPKAKEKDREKEKGSSAVTEENGKSKKRKESDSCTDSQSDKHSRQDSKSSKKGSAKASRRRSDSDSSRSPTPEVSKEKKSKKSKRSRSRSTEKSHKSGKKASRKHKSKSRSRSTSPSRRSRR from the exons ATGTGGGACCAGGGAGGACAGCCCTGGCCGCAGTGGCCTCTGAGCCAGCAGCAGTGGATGCAGTCTTTCCAGCACCAGCAAGATCCAG GTCAAGTGGACTGGGCTGCCCTGGCACAGGCATGGATAGCTCAAAAGGAGTCGACAGGATCAGAGCCGCAGAACATTCAGCCCAATGGCCAGGACATCCCAGGCCTTGAACCTGTTGGACAGAGCAACCATGGCGCCTTCCAGGGTGACCCAGCGTTTGGCAGAATGTGGCAGCCAG AATGGGGAATGCATGGccagccccctcctcctccaccccctgaCCAGGCCTGGATCCCTCCAGGGTCAGGACCGATGGATGTGGTGAACCCCAGCGAGGACAGCAACAGCCAGGACAGCGGAGAGTTCAACTCTGAAGCCCACCACGGGGTTTACCCCCAGAACAGCCATGGGTATGGGGCACAGCCCGACAGCTACGCCATGGCCCCCATGGCCATGAACCAGTTTGATTATCAG CATGGAGCGGCGTCATCCTTTGCCCCCACACCCACAGGCTTCCATCCTCCGTACTGGCAGGGTCCACCTCAGAACAGACGAGATACCAGGCCGCCTGGGTTCAGAGAACGGCCCAGATCCCCTATCCAGCTCCCTGTCAAGCAGGAGGCCCCAGCACCGCTAG ATGCTGTTAAAAGGCGCACACTACCTGCATGGATCCGAGAGGGTCTTGAAAAGATggacagagagaagcagaagaagctgGAGAGAGAGCGAATGGAAAAGGAGCGTGCGAAAATGGCAAAAGATGACGGCAAAGACCATGAGGCAGACGAGGAGGGGGATGGGCCACGTGTGCCCCGCAAGAGTAAATTT GACAGTGACGATGAAGGGAATGATGACAATGACGATGACGAGAAGACCTCCGTGAAGAAAGAATTTTCTGGCCGGAGCccatctcctcctgcagagGACAGTGAACCTGAAATGactgaagaggaaaaggaatTCCAGCTG ATGATCATCACAAAAACACTTCTAACAGAGATCCTTCTTGAGGTCACTAATGAAGAGATCCAGCATGTTGCCAAAGAGGCTCACAGGAAAGCCACTCGAG CTCCTGCAAAACAGCTGGCACAGTCAAGTGCACTGGCTTCTCTGACTGGTCTCA GTGGGCTTGGTGACTATGGTTCAGATGagagtgaggatgaggatgatcGCAGCGTGCATGGGTCTGAATCCTCCGACACCGACGAGGAGGAGTTGCGCCACCGCATCCGGGAGAAGCAGGACGCCTTCCGCCGCAAAGAGCGGgagatgctgcagcagcaaGAAAAACAAGCACAAGAGGCTCTGCTCGCACGCG AAGAGATGTTGAAGGAGAGATTGAGCAGAGAAAAGGGGGAATATGATGAGGGCCAGCCAGAGAAcccacacaaacaggaagtaaaagaGAGGGAGGCGGAGCCCTTGGTAGAGAGGCGTAGGTCTCGTAGTGAAAAGGAGGATAGTGAGAGTAAGCACCCCGGCAGAGGGAAGGAGCGATCAGGGCGAGGCAGCAGCGACTCCCCAGCCAAtggtcacagcagcagctcccgCTCCACCTCCAGTCACAGCAGCCGCcgttcttcttcctcctcctcttcctcctcggcATCTTCCCGCAGTTCTTCTCGATCCTCCTCCCCTCGTAGGAAAAGAAGGCGTAGCCGTTCCTCCTCACACAAGGCTCGCCGGCGAAGCCGCAGCCACAGCTCCCACAGACATCGCAGTGATCGTAGTGAGAAGGgcagggacaggaggaggagcagtgctGAGAGATCAGGCCGTCACAAGAAAGACCGCAGTGATTCCAGAGAGCACAGGAGCCGCAGGAGCAGGTCCAGAtccagagagagggacaggggCCGAGCCAGGGCCAGAGACAGCCGCAGTCgtagcagagacagagacagagaaaaggagaaagaaagggagaaggagaggaaaaggagcAGGGATGGCAGAGACAGCAGTCACAGTCGtagcagcaaacacaaacagaaggcCTCcagcaaagacagagagagaaggagggacaGGAGTCATAGCcatgagaaagagaagaaaaagaaggataAGGATAGAGAGAAAGATTCGGATAGAAAGAAGGACAAGCCAAAAGCCAAAGAGAAGGatagggaaaaagaaaaaggaagctCTGCAGTTACCGAGGAGAATGGCAAatcaaagaaaaggaaagagagtgACTCATGCACGGACTCTCAGAGTGACAAGCACTCACGGCAGGATAGCAAATCCAGCAAGAAGGGCTCCGCCAAAGCTAGCAGGAGGCGCTCAGACTCTGACTCAAGTAGATCCCCTACACCTGAAGTTAGTAaggaaaagaaatcaaaaaaatcCAAACGTAGTCGCTCAAGATCGACGGAAAAATCTCACAAGTCTGGTAAGAAGGCAAGCCGCAAACACAAGTCTAAGTCGCGATCAAG GTCGACATCCCCCTCCCGTCGTAGCAGACGCTGA
- the pnisr gene encoding arginine/serine-rich protein PNISR isoform X2, translated as MWDQGGQPWPQWPLSQQQWMQSFQHQQDPGQVDWAALAQAWIAQKESTGSEPQNIQPNGQDIPGLEPVGQSNHGAFQGDPAFGRMWQPEWGMHGQPPPPPPPDQAWIPPGSGPMDVVNPSEDSNSQDSGEFNSEAHHGVYPQNSHGMERRHPLPPHPQASILRTGRVHLRTDEIPGRLGSENGPDPLSSSLSSRRPQHR; from the exons ATGTGGGACCAGGGAGGACAGCCCTGGCCGCAGTGGCCTCTGAGCCAGCAGCAGTGGATGCAGTCTTTCCAGCACCAGCAAGATCCAG GTCAAGTGGACTGGGCTGCCCTGGCACAGGCATGGATAGCTCAAAAGGAGTCGACAGGATCAGAGCCGCAGAACATTCAGCCCAATGGCCAGGACATCCCAGGCCTTGAACCTGTTGGACAGAGCAACCATGGCGCCTTCCAGGGTGACCCAGCGTTTGGCAGAATGTGGCAGCCAG AATGGGGAATGCATGGccagccccctcctcctccaccccctgaCCAGGCCTGGATCCCTCCAGGGTCAGGACCGATGGATGTGGTGAACCCCAGCGAGGACAGCAACAGCCAGGACAGCGGAGAGTTCAACTCTGAAGCCCACCACGGGGTTTACCCCCAGAACAGCCATGG CATGGAGCGGCGTCATCCTTTGCCCCCACACCCACAGGCTTCCATCCTCCGTACTGGCAGGGTCCACCTCAGAACAGACGAGATACCAGGCCGCCTGGGTTCAGAGAACGGCCCAGATCCCCTATCCAGCTCCCTGTCAAGCAGGAGGCCCCAGCACCGCTAG
- the pnisr gene encoding arginine/serine-rich protein PNISR isoform X3 — protein sequence MWDQGGQPWPQWPLSQQQWMQSFQHQQDPGQVDWAALAQAWIAQKESTGSEPQNIQPNGQDIPGLEPVGQSNHGAFQGDPAFGRMWQPEWGMHGQPPPPPPPDQAWIPPGSGPMDVVNPSEDSNSQDSGEFNSEAHHGVYPQNSHGYGAQPDSYAMAPMAMNQFDYQVCRCYSRKC from the exons ATGTGGGACCAGGGAGGACAGCCCTGGCCGCAGTGGCCTCTGAGCCAGCAGCAGTGGATGCAGTCTTTCCAGCACCAGCAAGATCCAG GTCAAGTGGACTGGGCTGCCCTGGCACAGGCATGGATAGCTCAAAAGGAGTCGACAGGATCAGAGCCGCAGAACATTCAGCCCAATGGCCAGGACATCCCAGGCCTTGAACCTGTTGGACAGAGCAACCATGGCGCCTTCCAGGGTGACCCAGCGTTTGGCAGAATGTGGCAGCCAG AATGGGGAATGCATGGccagccccctcctcctccaccccctgaCCAGGCCTGGATCCCTCCAGGGTCAGGACCGATGGATGTGGTGAACCCCAGCGAGGACAGCAACAGCCAGGACAGCGGAGAGTTCAACTCTGAAGCCCACCACGGGGTTTACCCCCAGAACAGCCATGGGTATGGGGCACAGCCCGACAGCTACGCCATGGCCCCCATGGCCATGAACCAGTTTGATTATCAGGTATGCAGATGCTACAGTAGAAAATGTTGA